TGTGGGGTGAACCGACTATGAAATGAGAGATTGTGAAGATGCTGAAACTTTACCCTGAAGTTGTCGGGGTCGACGTGCAGCTTCTCGGAGTGCAGGACGCTCAGCTCGGCGTAGGTGGCCTTGATGTTGTCCATGTTCTTCACAGCCCTGTCCAGGCCGTGCAGAATCTTAGTGCCGTGGGCTGCGATGTTCGGGTTGTTCTTGATGGCCTCTGCATTGTAGAGGTTTCCGAAGCCGCCGAAATACCTCTGGGTCCAGGGGTAAACGATCAAGCACCTGCAAGGGGGAAGAGACATAAAATGACAGTTACGCCTGGAATAATACCAGTGTGAGGCGGAAGGATTCTTTTGGATGTTCAAGAAACTGTCAAATCGTCTCTCAAGTTTACATAGAAGCTGGGTGTCAGGAGCTGCGTTTTCCGTACCTGCTCAGAGCCTTGGACCCGACGTCCTCGTAGTCCAGGCCGGCAAAGATGTTGTTGATGATGGTGCGCTCCTGTTCAGTCCACTCAACCATGGCGGctcttgtttatgttttgttcagGCTTGAAAGAAAAGGCTGAATAGTTCTCCAGTTCGACCCCCGTCTATTTAAACGCGTCAGAGCTTCCCCCACCCAAAAGGAGAGGTCAGCTGTGATAGGCTGCAGATGAAAGGTTTGAGATAAACTATACAAACTCTTCCAGAACTTTCTGGAAAGTTTTTGTTATTGCTTTAATAGTCTTAAGTTAGATTTACAAAGACTTGATGTTTTCCGAATCGGATAAAAACTGGTCAAATGTGTCGTGAGGCTAAACTCTCACAAAGCATGAAGGCAATTTGCGCTTTTAATGGTTTGATTTTGTGTCGGAAACTTGAGTTCTTGTACAACTATGCTAAGTTAACAACCTTTGTTATTATTAGTCTAAATCAAATGAATTATCTTCAAAACGGAATTTCAACTCAGAACAATTGTGCACATTCAGCCCTTTTGAAATTTTAGTTTTTCCA
The Scatophagus argus isolate fScaArg1 chromosome 21, fScaArg1.pri, whole genome shotgun sequence genome window above contains:
- the LOC124053167 gene encoding hemoglobin subunit beta-like; protein product: MVEWTEQERTIINNIFAGLDYEDVGSKALSRCLIVYPWTQRYFGGFGNLYNAEAIKNNPNIAAHGTKILHGLDRAVKNMDNIKATYAELSVLHSEKLHVDPDNFRLLSDCLTIVIASKMGANFTPETQGAWQKFLAVVVSALGRQYH